In Antarcticibacterium arcticum, the genomic stretch CAAATCCAGCCCCGGAGGCTGGCAAATAATTGGCAATTCTCCCGTCAATTTTTTTGATAAAACTCATGAACCTCCCTGTGAAATTTTAGCCGGTGATAAAGTGAAATTCTTTTCAATTTCCAAAAGGGAATACGAGGTTGTTTTTAATGAGGTTCAAAGTGGCAAATTTCATTTAAAAAGTGAAAAATATGAAGGCTGAAATTGAGGTCTTACAACCCGGACTATTTTCCACAATTCAGGATGAGGGACGCTTTGGATTTATGAAATATGGAGTGCCCATGAGTGGTCCTATGGATTTTTATTCTTTCCATCTTGCAAACCTGATTTTAAATAATAATCCAGGAAGTGCGGTGATGGAAATTACCCAAATGGGCCCGGTCTTAAAATTTTTAAATTCCGGATATTTTGTTATTACGGGTGCAGATTTAAAACCTGAAATCAACAAAAAGGAGATCAGAAATTATATCCCGTATTTTTTCCAGGGAGGAGATCAATTAAGATTTGGTGGCAGGCAAAATGGCTGCAGATGTTATCTGGCCGTTTCAGGGGGCTTTAAAACCCAACAGGTATTTAGAAGCCAAAGCTGGTATGAGGGAATAACAGATTATTTTCATCTTGAAAAAGGAATGAGACTCCAAACTAATGGCAGTGTATCAATTCCTTCAGGAAATGCCTCTGTAAAATATGAAACCTTACATTTTAATAAGGAGGAAATAAATGTGTTTCCGGGGCCGGAGTATGACCAGTTGCCGGAATTATTAAAAACAGATATCCTTTCCCGAAAGTTTAGAATAGACAAGGAAAATAACCGGATGGCGGTTCAGTTGGAAGAAATAGTACCCAATTCTCTAAAACCTATACTCACAGGACCTGTAATTCCGGGTACTGTACAATTAACACCCTCTGGAAAACTTATAATTTTAATGAGAGATTGCCAGACTACCGGGGGATACCCGAGGGTTCTTCAATTGAGTGAAAATGGAATGAATAGATTGGCTCAAAAGGTACAGGGAAATAGTATTACATTTCAACTCTCGCCCTTGCAGTAATCTTTGATAGCAGCGGTGCGGCTGGAAATAAGAAGTGCCGTACAGTACGGGAATTAGCAGCCCTACCTGCCAATCTATGCACAATAACGGCACTTTTTAAAACTAATAAATAATAACACCATAAAAGTACCTCGGGACTTTTCATCATACAAGGGGATTTTTCCCCAATTTCCACGTTATGTATAATTTGCCTGATTTTATTTGTTAGATTTATCTTAACTTTTCATTAAGAAATAAATAAGTGATATGGCAAAACCTATAAATTGCATAACAGTTAAA encodes the following:
- a CDS encoding 5-oxoprolinase subunit C family protein, which produces MKAEIEVLQPGLFSTIQDEGRFGFMKYGVPMSGPMDFYSFHLANLILNNNPGSAVMEITQMGPVLKFLNSGYFVITGADLKPEINKKEIRNYIPYFFQGGDQLRFGGRQNGCRCYLAVSGGFKTQQVFRSQSWYEGITDYFHLEKGMRLQTNGSVSIPSGNASVKYETLHFNKEEINVFPGPEYDQLPELLKTDILSRKFRIDKENNRMAVQLEEIVPNSLKPILTGPVIPGTVQLTPSGKLIILMRDCQTTGGYPRVLQLSENGMNRLAQKVQGNSITFQLSPLQ